A genomic window from Silene latifolia isolate original U9 population chromosome 11, ASM4854445v1, whole genome shotgun sequence includes:
- the LOC141613946 gene encoding uncharacterized protein LOC141613946: MPFGLTNASAAFIDLMNRVFSPYLDKFLVVFIDDILVYSKTKEEHEDHLRIVLQTLREHQLYAKLSKCEFWLQKVAFLGHIISKEGVAMHTTKIEAVSRWVAPKNVTEIRSFLGLAGYYRLFVKDFSKIARPLTSLMKKESRFKWDESCETAFLTLKERQTTAPLLALPEGNENFEVYTDDSKNGLGCVLMQNGRVIAYASRQLKTHEENYPTHDLELGVVVFALKIWRHYLYGTTFKVFSDHKRKANVVADALSRKSVHSLCTALSMIRLKEEVKEMGIKVIRKRESIGDLTPEPGFYEEIRERQASDVKIQEWKGLLEKGEPSRFELHKDGSLIFKGRWCIPCDEEFKKKIMNEAHNTLYHTSIGMAPFEALYGRKCESPICWDDSTKAVILGPQMIQDIVDQVHIIREKMRAAQDRKKSYADLRRSDNEFGVGDKVLLKVSPMRGVMRFGKREKLSQKFIGPYEILDRVGEVAYRLALPPALDRVHNVFHVSQLRKYESDPSHVLEVEMIELDNALTYVETPKEILDRKVKKNKTR, from the exons ATGCCGTTTGGACTAACAAATGCATCGGCCGCCTTCATAGATCTTATGAATAGGGTGTTTAGTCCGTACTTGGATAAGTTCTTAGTGGTATTCATAGACGATATTTTGGTCTACTCCAAGACCAAAGAAGAGCATGAGGATCACCTAAGGATAGTATTACAAACCTTGAGAGAGCACCAACTTTATGCAAAGCTTagcaagtgtgagttttggctaCAGAAAGTGGCTTTCTTGGGCCATATTATATCTAAAGAAGGGGTTGCCATGCATACCACCAAGATTGAAGCTGTGTCTAGGTGGGTAGCACCCAAGAATGTAACGGAGATTAGAAGCTTCTTAGGTCTAGCCGGGTACTATCGTCTATTTGTGAAAGACTTCTCCAAGATTGCAAGACCTTTGACATCGCTAATGAAGAAGGAGAGCCGTTTCAAGTGGgacgagagttgtgagacggccttCTTAACTCTAAAGGAGCGCCAAACCACGGCCCCGTTACTAGCCTTGCCGGAGGGAaacgagaattttgaggtttacacCGATGACTCAAAGAATGGCTTAGGGTGTGTGCTTATGCAAAATGGTAGGGTCATAGCCTATGCATCAAGACAATTGAAGACTCATGAGGAGAATTACCCGACTCACGACTTAGAATTGGGAGTCGTGGTCTTTGCATTGAAAATTTGGAGGCATTACTTGTATGgaacaacctttaaggtgttttccgacCACAAAA ggaaagctaatgtagTGGCTGATGCCTTGAGTAGAAAGTCGGTGCACTCTTTGTGTACCGCCTTGTCCATGATAAGATTGAAAGAAGAAGTAAAGGAAATGGGCATTAAGGTGATAAGAAAAAGGGAATCCATTGGAGACTTAACTCCAGAACCCGGGTTTTATGAGGAAATTCGGGAAAGACAAGCAAGTGATGTGAAGATCCAAGAATGGAAAGGATTGCTAGAAAAGGGGGAGCCTTCAAGGTTTGAGTTACATAAGGATGGGAGCCTTATATTCAAAGGGAGATGGTGCATACCATGCGATGAGGAGTTTAAGAAGAAGATAATGAATGAAGCTCATAATACACT ctatcatactaGCATTGGTATGGccccatttgaggctttatatgggaggaaatGCGAAAGTCCGATATGTTGGGATGATAGTACCAAAGCCGTGATTTTAGGGCCGCAAATGATTCAAGATATAGTGGATCAAGTCCATATAATCCGAGAAAAGATGAGAGCGGCACAAGATAGGAaaaagagttatgccgatttaAGAAGGAGTGACAATGAGTTTGGAGTGGGGGACAAGGTGTTACTTAAAGTCTCACCCATGAgaggggtgatgaggtttggcaagagAGAAAAATTGAGCCAAAAGTTCATCGGACCATACGAGATACTAGATAGAGTCGGGGAAGTAGCCTACCGTCTAGCACTTCCCCCGGCCTTGGACCGCGTCCACAATGTGTTCCACGTGTCCCAACTACGGAAGTACGAAAGCGACCCATCTCATGTACTTGAGGTGGAGATGATCGAGCTCGATAATGCACTTACCTATGTGGAGACACCTAAGGAAATCCTAGACCGTAAAGTAAAAAAAAACAAGACGAGGTGA